Proteins from a genomic interval of Paenibacillus sp. RC334:
- a CDS encoding accessory gene regulator B family protein, protein MLEALSRHIATEIKKADPDGPTSVEVMEYALGIKITEVSAVFLVAVVGWMAGHFLGALLALGTIMFMRRFSGGAHFRNLTLCVCFTTAICVTIPFIALNVPTIFIISACSLLVFVIYAPNHFIYINKTTKHKYYKAVCILFCALNFFIQSHIICLSLAIQAFSILPLWKGGERKWTRDWQEL, encoded by the coding sequence ATGCTAGAAGCGCTATCGAGGCACATCGCAACAGAAATAAAAAAAGCTGACCCCGATGGTCCGACAAGTGTAGAAGTGATGGAATATGCGCTTGGTATAAAAATCACTGAAGTTTCTGCGGTATTCCTAGTAGCAGTAGTAGGCTGGATGGCAGGGCACTTTTTAGGAGCGTTATTAGCACTGGGTACTATTATGTTTATGAGGAGATTTTCAGGAGGGGCACACTTCCGCAATCTTACGTTATGTGTCTGTTTTACAACGGCAATATGTGTAACTATACCTTTCATCGCTTTGAATGTGCCAACGATTTTTATTATTAGTGCTTGTTCATTATTAGTGTTTGTCATTTATGCGCCTAATCATTTTATTTATATTAACAAAACTACTAAACATAAATATTATAAAGCGGTATGTATTTTGTTTTGTGCATTGAATTTCTTTATACAATCACACATAATATGCTTATCTTTAGCTATACAAGCTTTCAGCATTCTTCCTTTATGGAAAGGAGGGGAACGGAAATGGACAAGAGATTGGCAAGAGCTTTAA
- a CDS encoding group-specific protein has protein sequence MIEISVDEKEAKKIILKKISELVKVVDAEYVFWDTNELKKKTCMSWNTILGTFFYDPRFPKRKIGGKWYYPARETRTFLEQWILEQ, from the coding sequence TTGATTGAGATTAGTGTAGATGAAAAGGAAGCGAAAAAAATTATATTGAAGAAAATTTCGGAGTTGGTGAAAGTAGTTGATGCTGAATATGTATTTTGGGATACAAATGAATTAAAGAAAAAGACTTGTATGAGTTGGAATACGATACTGGGAACATTTTTCTATGATCCTAGATTTCCAAAAAGAAAAATCGGCGGTAAATGGTATTATCCAGCTCGTGAAACGAGAACATTCTTGGAGCAATGGATTTTAGAGCAATGA